The sequence CAGGAAGAGATCTTTCACACTTTTGACAGTCTGTATACACAGGAAAAACAGATCGTCATAACTTCAGACCGGCCGCCCAAGGACATCCAGACCCTGGAAGAACGACTGACATCGCGGTTCCAGGGAGGACTGGTCGTTGACCTTCAGCCTCCGGACCTGGAAACCAGGATCGCGATCCTGCAAAAGAAGGCTGAAACCGAGAACGTGAAACTGCCCACCAACGTGGCATACTATATCGCGGCCCGCGTGAAGTCGAATATCCGCGAGCTTGAAGGATGTTTGATACGGCTGTTAGCGCTTTCGTCGCTATCCGGACATGAAGTCACCGAGGAACTAGCCGAAGAAGTATTGAAAGACCTGCTGGGTGCGTCGGAAAAGATCACGAAGGACATCGTACTGAAGAAAGTCAGCATTGAATTTGGTTTTTCAGAGGAAGACATCAAGGGCCAGAAGCGGACGGAGAAACTCGCGCTCGCCCGCCAGGTCGCAATGTATCTTATTAGGAACATGCTGAATCTTTCGCTGACCGAGATCGGTGATTTTTTCAGCGGCAAAGATCACAGCACGGTCATCTACGCCATAGCTAAGATCGACCAGCTCAAAATAAAAGATCCCGAATTCAATCAAAAGCTCGAGCGTATAACTAGCCGGATAAACGGTTGAGAATATGTTAGTAGCTGCAGAAGTGTCCTTTATCAACAACAATGTACGTATTATGAACAATAATATCAACACGGCGTTTGCCGACTTAAACTGGTTTTCCGCGCACAAACCATCTTTTCAACAGTTTAAAGGATACAACAACATCAATATGTTATATTTAATAAATTATTATTATTATTGTAAGGAGGATTAATGGAATTCAAAATTAAACGAGATCTCCTGGA comes from bacterium and encodes:
- the dnaA gene encoding chromosomal replication initiator protein DnaA, whose translation is MSDLAKNTWENILTYIKERIPAQSFTTWFGDSKGVELKDDVLLVEFPNSFYIDWIEEHYYRILEEAVGQIEDRKLRLAFKALKQQGDRPVKKRKRLILSQDGTKLQDRYSFENFIVGKNNEFAHAAALAVAEAPGQAYNPLFLYGGVGLGKTHLMQAIGNFVCRQNKTIKIYYTQAETIMNELIEAIQKTQQMTFKKKYRNKDLLLIDDIQFLYGKERLQEEIFHTFDSLYTQEKQIVITSDRPPKDIQTLEERLTSRFQGGLVVDLQPPDLETRIAILQKKAETENVKLPTNVAYYIAARVKSNIRELEGCLIRLLALSSLSGHEVTEELAEEVLKDLLGASEKITKDIVLKKVSIEFGFSEEDIKGQKRTEKLALARQVAMYLIRNMLNLSLTEIGDFFSGKDHSTVIYAIAKIDQLKIKDPEFNQKLERITSRING